The DNA segment TGGCGGGAGCGACCGCGCCCGCCATCGCGCACGCGCTCCAGACCGGCGACGAGAAGGCGCTGGTCGCCATGCCGGGCATCGGACGCAAGAGCGCGGCCCGCCTGATCGTGGAGCTGGGACAGAAGGTGCCGCCGGCCCTGCTGGCCGCCGGACCCCGCACGCCCCGCGACTCGGCGGAGCCCGGCGACGAGCCGCCGAACATGGCCGTGGCTCTCGAGCTGCTGGGCGCCATGGGCCTGACGGGGGATAGGGCCGGGCGGATCCTGCGTGCGGCGGTGTGCGAGGACCGGGAACTGGCCGCCGATCCCGTGCGCTGGGTGCGGGCGGCCCTGCGGGAACTGTCCTGACGAGGAAGGGAAGACCATTGTCCGAGCACCGTTGGACAGATCCCAATCTCCATCCCGGTGAAGGCGACCAGGAATTGAGCCTGCGCCCCCGCCGCCTGGACGACTTCATCGGCCAGGAAAAGGTGAAGGACAACCTGCGCGTCTTCATTCGCGCTGCGCGCGAACGCGGCGAGGTGCTCGACCACGTTCTCCTCCACGGACCGCCCGGACTCGGCAAGACGACCCTGGCCGGCATCATCGCCGCCGAGATGAGGCTCGAGCTGCGTATCAGCAGCGGCCCGGCTTTCCAGAACAGCGCCGAGCTGGTCGGCCTGTTGACCCAGCAGGAGGAGCCGTCCGCGGTCTTCATCGACGAGATCCACCGGCTCAGCCAC comes from the bacterium genome and includes:
- a CDS encoding Holliday junction branch migration protein RuvA, translating into MIASVEGVLQSRGKTCVVTVGGLGLAVTITAGAAAALPPVGDTIKLWTHLSVRDDGWTLYGFTDPDELVLFRLLISVSGVSPKLALGMLAGATAPAIAHALQTGDEKALVAMPGIGRKSAARLIVELGQKVPPALLAAGPRTPRDSAEPGDEPPNMAVALELLGAMGLTGDRAGRILRAAVCEDRELAADPVRWVRAALRELS